The proteins below come from a single Afipia felis ATCC 53690 genomic window:
- the tkt gene encoding transketolase: protein MTFQAKTPRVDPSRMANAIRALAMDAVEKANSGHPGLPMGTADIATVLFTQFLKFDARDPKWADRDRFVLSAGHGSMLLYALLYLTGNESMTIDEIKNFRQLGSLTPGHPENFITPGIEMTTGPLGQGISTAVGMALAERHLAAEFGGDIVDHYTYVLASDGDLMEGISQEAIALAGHLKLNKMIVLFDDNGISIDGAISLSDSVDQVKRFEAAGWAACRIDGHDHDAIADAIARAQTSDRPTLIACKTTIAYGAPIKAGTSKSHGSPLGAEEIAGTRKQLGWDAPPFEIPADILEAWRAAGSRGAVAGAEWDKKFAAKDATLRAEFKRRMQGDLPVKALTDAIAKMKASLAETPKDIATRTASERALEVLIPAVPEMIGGSADLTGSNNTRIKDMVAISANNYGGRYVNYGIREHGMAAAMNGMALHGGIIPYSGTFLVFSDYLRPSLRLAALMGERVIHVLTHDSIGLGEDGPTHQPVEHLAALRAIPNLNVFRPCDTVETLECWQLALEAKDRPSVLALTRQNLPQLRRTNDTENRCAAGAYEISKADGEAKVSIFASGSEVSLAVEAQKLLAGRGIATRVVSVPCMDLFLEAPEAVRAALIGNAPVKIGVEAAIRQGWDAIIGSDGIFVGMSGFGASAPYKELYNHFGITAEAITAAAEGRLKR from the coding sequence ATGACGTTTCAAGCGAAGACCCCGCGTGTCGATCCATCCCGTATGGCCAACGCGATCCGCGCTCTCGCGATGGACGCCGTGGAGAAAGCCAACTCGGGCCATCCCGGCCTGCCGATGGGCACGGCCGACATCGCCACCGTGCTGTTCACGCAATTCCTGAAGTTCGATGCGCGCGACCCGAAATGGGCCGACCGCGATCGCTTCGTGCTCTCGGCCGGTCACGGCTCGATGCTGCTCTATGCGTTGCTGTATCTCACTGGCAACGAGTCGATGACGATCGATGAGATCAAGAACTTCCGCCAGCTCGGTTCGCTGACGCCAGGACACCCGGAAAACTTCATCACCCCCGGCATCGAGATGACCACCGGCCCGCTCGGCCAGGGCATTTCCACCGCGGTCGGCATGGCGCTCGCGGAGCGTCACCTCGCGGCTGAGTTCGGCGGCGACATCGTCGATCACTACACCTATGTGCTCGCCTCCGACGGCGACCTGATGGAAGGCATCAGCCAGGAAGCCATCGCGCTCGCCGGTCACCTCAAGCTCAACAAGATGATCGTGCTGTTCGACGACAACGGCATTTCGATCGATGGCGCGATCTCGCTTTCAGACTCTGTCGATCAGGTGAAGCGCTTCGAGGCCGCAGGCTGGGCCGCCTGCCGCATCGACGGCCACGATCACGACGCTATCGCTGACGCCATCGCGCGCGCGCAGACCTCGGATCGTCCGACTCTGATCGCCTGCAAGACCACCATCGCCTACGGCGCACCGATCAAGGCGGGCACCTCGAAATCACACGGCTCGCCGCTTGGCGCCGAGGAAATCGCAGGCACGCGCAAGCAGCTCGGCTGGGACGCGCCGCCGTTCGAAATTCCGGCGGACATTCTTGAAGCCTGGCGCGCGGCCGGTTCGCGTGGCGCGGTGGCCGGCGCGGAGTGGGACAAGAAATTCGCGGCAAAGGACGCCACGCTGCGCGCCGAATTCAAGCGCCGCATGCAGGGCGATCTGCCGGTGAAGGCACTCACGGATGCCATCGCCAAGATGAAAGCGTCGCTCGCCGAGACTCCGAAGGACATCGCCACCCGCACCGCCTCCGAGCGCGCGCTGGAAGTCCTGATCCCGGCAGTGCCGGAGATGATCGGCGGTTCGGCCGATCTCACCGGCTCCAACAACACCCGCATCAAGGACATGGTCGCAATCTCCGCCAATAATTACGGCGGGCGCTACGTGAACTATGGCATCCGCGAGCACGGCATGGCGGCGGCGATGAACGGCATGGCGCTGCATGGCGGCATCATTCCGTATTCCGGTACGTTCTTGGTGTTCTCCGACTACCTGCGGCCGTCGCTACGTCTCGCAGCACTCATGGGCGAGCGCGTCATCCACGTGCTCACTCATGACTCCATCGGCCTCGGCGAGGACGGCCCAACGCACCAGCCCGTCGAACATCTCGCGGCGCTGCGTGCGATCCCGAACCTCAACGTCTTCCGTCCCTGCGACACCGTGGAAACGCTGGAATGCTGGCAGCTTGCGCTGGAAGCGAAGGATCGTCCGAGCGTGCTCGCACTGACGCGCCAGAACCTGCCGCAGCTTCGCCGCACCAACGACACGGAAAACCGCTGTGCTGCTGGCGCCTACGAAATTTCAAAGGCCGACGGCGAGGCTAAAGTCTCGATTTTCGCCTCGGGTTCAGAAGTCTCGCTCGCGGTGGAAGCGCAGAAGCTGCTCGCCGGGCGCGGCATCGCGACGCGGGTCGTGTCGGTGCCGTGCATGGACCTGTTTCTGGAGGCTCCGGAAGCTGTGCGTGCAGCGCTGATCGGCAATGCGCCGGTGAAAATCGGTGTGGAAGCGGCGATCCGGCAAGGCTGGGACGCCATCATCGGATCCGATGGAATCTTCGTCGGCATGAGCGGATTCGGCGCCAGCGCCCCATATAAGGAACTGTACAACCATTTCGGCATCACGGCGGAGGCGATCACTGCAGCCGCCGAGGGCCGGCTCAAGCGGTAA
- the gap gene encoding type I glyceraldehyde-3-phosphate dehydrogenase, with amino-acid sequence MTIRVAINGFGRIGRNVLRAIHESKRTDIQVVAINDLAPVETNAHLLRYDSVHGRFPGEVKVDGDTIDIGSGKIKVTAIKDPATLPWKELGIDIAMECTGIFTARDKAALHLTAGAKRVLVSAPADGADATIVYGVNHDTLTKDHVVVSNGSCTTNCLAPVAKVLNDAIGIETGFMTTVHAYTGDQPTLDTVHKDLYRARAAALSMIPTSTGAAKAIGLVLPELKGKLDGVSIRVPTPNVSVIDLKIVAKRETTKDEVNDAVRRASQQQLKNILGVTEHPNVSIDFNGDKHSSIFATDQTKVQGGKLVRVMSWYDNEWGFSNRMADTAVAMGKLI; translated from the coding sequence ATGACCATCCGTGTCGCAATCAATGGATTTGGCCGCATCGGCCGCAACGTGCTGCGTGCGATTCACGAGTCGAAGCGCACCGACATCCAGGTGGTTGCGATCAACGATCTGGCTCCAGTCGAAACCAACGCCCACCTGCTGCGCTACGACTCGGTGCACGGCCGTTTCCCCGGCGAAGTGAAGGTCGACGGCGATACCATCGATATCGGCAGCGGCAAGATCAAGGTCACCGCCATCAAGGACCCGGCGACGCTGCCCTGGAAAGAACTCGGCATCGACATCGCGATGGAATGCACCGGCATCTTCACCGCGCGCGACAAGGCGGCGCTGCACCTCACAGCCGGTGCCAAGCGCGTACTGGTGTCCGCTCCCGCTGACGGCGCCGACGCCACCATCGTCTACGGCGTCAACCATGACACGCTGACCAAGGATCATGTCGTCGTCTCGAACGGCTCCTGCACGACCAACTGCCTCGCGCCGGTCGCCAAGGTGCTGAACGACGCAATCGGCATCGAGACCGGCTTCATGACCACCGTCCACGCCTACACCGGCGACCAGCCGACGCTCGACACCGTGCACAAGGATCTCTATCGCGCCCGCGCAGCCGCGCTCTCGATGATCCCAACCTCGACCGGCGCCGCCAAGGCCATCGGCCTCGTGCTGCCGGAGCTCAAGGGCAAGCTCGACGGCGTCTCGATCCGTGTGCCGACGCCGAACGTCTCGGTGATCGATCTCAAGATCGTCGCCAAGCGCGAGACGACCAAGGACGAAGTCAACGACGCTGTCCGCCGCGCCTCGCAGCAGCAGCTCAAGAACATCCTCGGCGTCACCGAGCATCCGAACGTGTCGATCGACTTCAACGGCGACAAGCACTCCTCGATCTTCGCCACCGACCAGACCAAGGTGCAGGGCGGCAAGCTGGTGCGCGTGATGTCGTGGTACGACAACGAGTGGGGCTTCTCGAATCGCATGGCCGATACCGCCGTCGCGATGGGCAAGTTGATCTGA
- a CDS encoding phosphoglycerate kinase — MTTTLFRTLDDVDVHNKRVLLRVDLNVPMDNGRVSDATRLERVTKTITELAEKGAKVILLSHFGRPKGVDPKQSLKPVAITLAYMLRRHVEFVDDCIGEKAQAAVSHMKAGDIVCLENTRFHKGEEKNDPAFVAELAKLGDVWVNDAFSTAHRAHASTEGLGHVLPAYAGRSMQAELDALTKALEAPTHPVAAVIGGAKVSTKLDLLENLVTKVDALVIGGGMANTFLHAQGIDVGKSLCEKELAPTALRILEKAEAAKCAVILPVDAVIAREFVAHAPSEACGLDAIPSDAMILDVGPKSVDRVRAAFDAAKTVVWNGPLGAFELSPFDRGTVQAARHAAGLTLEGKLISVAGGGDTVAALNHAGVASDFTYVSTAGGAFLEWMEGKPLPGVEVLRTK; from the coding sequence ATGACCACCACCCTCTTCCGCACCCTCGACGACGTCGACGTGCACAACAAGCGTGTCCTGCTGCGCGTCGATCTCAACGTCCCGATGGACAATGGCCGCGTCTCCGACGCCACGCGCCTCGAGCGCGTCACCAAGACCATCACCGAGTTGGCGGAAAAAGGCGCCAAGGTCATCCTGCTCTCGCATTTCGGACGCCCCAAGGGCGTCGATCCGAAGCAGTCGCTGAAGCCGGTCGCAATCACGCTCGCCTACATGCTGCGTCGTCATGTCGAATTCGTCGACGACTGCATCGGCGAGAAGGCGCAGGCCGCGGTGTCCCATATGAAGGCAGGCGACATCGTCTGCCTCGAAAATACACGCTTCCATAAGGGCGAAGAGAAGAACGATCCCGCTTTCGTTGCCGAACTCGCCAAGCTCGGCGACGTCTGGGTCAACGACGCGTTCTCGACCGCTCATCGCGCCCACGCCTCGACCGAAGGTCTCGGCCATGTGCTGCCCGCCTATGCCGGCCGTTCGATGCAGGCCGAACTCGATGCACTGACCAAGGCGCTGGAAGCGCCGACCCATCCGGTCGCGGCCGTGATCGGCGGCGCGAAGGTTTCGACCAAGCTCGATCTTCTCGAAAACCTCGTCACCAAGGTCGATGCGCTGGTGATCGGCGGAGGCATGGCGAACACCTTCCTGCACGCGCAGGGTATCGATGTCGGCAAGTCGCTCTGCGAGAAGGAACTGGCGCCGACCGCGTTGCGGATTCTGGAAAAGGCGGAAGCGGCCAAATGCGCCGTGATCCTGCCGGTGGACGCGGTGATCGCCCGGGAGTTCGTCGCCCACGCGCCGTCCGAGGCCTGCGGCCTCGATGCCATCCCGTCGGACGCGATGATCCTCGATGTCGGCCCGAAGTCTGTGGACCGTGTCCGCGCCGCGTTCGACGCGGCCAAGACCGTGGTCTGGAACGGCCCGCTCGGCGCGTTCGAACTGTCGCCGTTCGATCGCGGCACCGTGCAGGCCGCGCGGCACGCCGCTGGCCTCACCCTCGAGGGCAAGCTGATCTCGGTGGCGGGCGGTGGCGACACCGTCGCGGCCCTGAACCATGCCGGCGTCGCATCCGACTTCACCTATGTCTCGACTGCGGGCGGCGCCTTCCTCGAATGGATGGAAGGCAAGCCGCTGCCCGGTGTCGAGGTGCTGCGGACGAAATGA
- a CDS encoding class I fructose-bisphosphate aldolase, whose amino-acid sequence MNLADLNKVANAMVAPGRGILAADESSGTIKKRFDPIGVESTEDSRRDYRELLFRSKEAMTKNISGVILYDETFWQKAKDGTPLVKLIEQAGSIPGIKVDEGTQPLPGCPGELITVGLDKLAERLKKYYEHGARFAKWRGVIDIGKGIPSYTAVRTNAHALARYAALCQAAQIVPIVEPEVLMDGDHDIDRCYEVTEFVLKETFQELYYQKVALEGMILKPNMAISGKKAAKRASVQEVAEKTIRMLKNTTPSAVPGIAFLSGGQSDEEATAHLDAMNKIGGLPWKLTFSYGRALQAAPQKAWSGKSENVPAAQKAFEHRARMNGLASKGEWKADLEGKKAA is encoded by the coding sequence ATGAATCTCGCTGACCTCAACAAGGTAGCCAACGCCATGGTCGCGCCCGGGCGCGGAATCCTGGCCGCCGACGAATCCTCCGGCACCATCAAGAAGCGCTTCGACCCGATTGGCGTGGAATCGACCGAGGACAGCCGCCGCGACTATCGCGAACTGCTGTTCCGCTCGAAGGAAGCGATGACGAAGAACATCTCCGGCGTCATCCTGTACGATGAAACCTTCTGGCAGAAGGCCAAGGACGGCACGCCGCTCGTCAAACTGATCGAGCAGGCCGGCTCCATTCCCGGTATCAAGGTCGACGAAGGCACACAGCCGCTGCCCGGCTGCCCCGGCGAACTCATCACCGTCGGCCTCGACAAACTCGCCGAGCGCCTGAAGAAGTATTACGAGCACGGCGCGCGCTTCGCGAAATGGCGTGGCGTGATTGATATCGGCAAGGGTATCCCGAGCTACACCGCTGTGCGCACCAACGCACATGCGCTCGCGCGTTATGCCGCGCTGTGCCAGGCGGCGCAGATCGTGCCGATCGTCGAGCCGGAAGTGCTGATGGACGGCGATCACGACATCGACCGCTGCTACGAAGTCACCGAGTTCGTGCTCAAGGAGACCTTCCAGGAGCTTTACTACCAGAAGGTCGCGCTGGAAGGCATGATCCTGAAGCCGAACATGGCGATCTCCGGCAAGAAGGCCGCGAAGCGCGCCTCGGTACAGGAAGTTGCGGAAAAGACCATCCGCATGCTGAAGAACACGACGCCGTCGGCGGTGCCGGGCATCGCGTTCCTGTCGGGCGGCCAGTCCGATGAGGAAGCGACCGCGCATCTCGACGCCATGAACAAGATCGGCGGCCTGCCCTGGAAGCTCACCTTCTCCTACGGCCGCGCGTTGCAGGCCGCGCCGCAGAAGGCATGGTCCGGCAAGTCCGAGAACGTGCCTGCCGCGCAGAAGGCGTTCGAGCACCGCGCCCGCATGAACGGCCTCGCCAGCAAGGGCGAATGGAAGGCCGATCTTGAAGGCAAAAAGGCGGCGTAA
- a CDS encoding thiamine phosphate synthase: protein MASSKSPAPARPAPRLYLATPALDDTTPFAALLPSLLAEFDIAALLLRLKDADERTLTSRIKALAGPVQAAGTALLVEHHHNLVARAGADGAHVAGLQEMEDAASLKPQRILGVGQLHTRHDAMLAGENGADYLLFGEPSSAGERPSPEAIFERLQWWAELFEPPCVGYAATLDEAALFAGSGADFIMVADFVWNDARGPEAALVAAQAAIAERFAQMLDAAQASHT, encoded by the coding sequence ATGGCCTCCTCCAAATCCCCCGCACCCGCCCGGCCCGCGCCCCGCCTCTATCTGGCCACGCCCGCGCTCGATGACACGACCCCGTTCGCGGCACTCCTGCCGTCGTTGCTCGCCGAATTCGACATCGCGGCCCTGCTGCTGCGCCTCAAGGACGCCGACGAGCGCACGCTGACCTCGCGCATCAAGGCGCTCGCAGGTCCTGTGCAGGCCGCTGGTACGGCGCTCTTGGTCGAGCACCATCACAATCTTGTCGCGCGGGCAGGCGCCGACGGTGCGCATGTCGCCGGTTTGCAGGAGATGGAGGACGCGGCCTCGCTCAAGCCGCAGCGCATTCTCGGCGTCGGGCAATTGCACACGCGTCACGATGCGATGCTCGCGGGCGAAAACGGCGCGGACTATCTGCTGTTCGGCGAGCCATCATCCGCGGGCGAGCGCCCCTCGCCCGAAGCCATCTTCGAGCGCCTGCAATGGTGGGCCGAATTGTTCGAGCCGCCTTGTGTCGGCTATGCCGCGACGCTGGACGAAGCCGCACTATTCGCGGGATCTGGCGCCGACTTCATCATGGTCGCGGATTTCGTCTGGAACGATGCGCGTGGACCGGAGGCCGCGCTCGTGGCTGCGCAGGCCGCCATCGCCGAGCGCTTCGCGCAGATGCTCGATGCAGCACAGGCGTCGCACACATGA
- a CDS encoding tetratricopeptide repeat protein, with protein sequence MSRVAFRHIAALTAMLCLASSNGFAQMALPSAQPATAPPPKATPKPAAPKPKTVPKASAKPKADPQAKEAPKAAKTDALPPESDDPNVDLAYGAFQEGRYKTALALATRRATEKGDPKSMTLIGEIYSNGFGVKRDEPLAASWYKKAADRGDREALFALGMMQIGGRGMPVDRSAGAKLLVAAAKLGKPEAAYNLGLLYLEGQVFPQDIKRAAELFRQAADAGNPEAQYALATFYKEGRGVEKNPAEAAKLLGAAALANNLDAEVEYAIALFNGTGIARDERTAVALLNRAARQGSPIAQNRLAHVLIEGKAAPQNKVEGFKWHLIAKTSGASDPDLDAQMAQLPAEDRAKAEAAAKKWFGIN encoded by the coding sequence ATGAGCCGCGTTGCGTTCCGCCACATCGCCGCGCTGACGGCCATGCTGTGCCTTGCGAGCAGCAACGGCTTCGCGCAGATGGCGCTGCCCTCGGCGCAACCTGCGACCGCACCGCCGCCGAAAGCCACGCCGAAACCGGCTGCACCCAAGCCCAAGACTGTCCCGAAAGCATCCGCTAAGCCCAAGGCCGACCCGCAGGCCAAGGAAGCGCCGAAGGCCGCCAAGACAGATGCCCTCCCGCCAGAATCCGACGATCCGAATGTCGATCTCGCCTACGGCGCGTTCCAGGAAGGTCGCTACAAGACCGCGCTGGCCCTCGCCACAAGGCGCGCGACCGAAAAGGGTGATCCGAAATCGATGACCCTGATCGGCGAAATCTATTCCAACGGCTTCGGCGTCAAACGCGACGAGCCGCTCGCCGCGAGCTGGTACAAGAAAGCCGCCGATCGCGGCGACCGCGAAGCGCTCTTTGCGCTCGGCATGATGCAGATCGGCGGGCGCGGCATGCCCGTCGACCGCAGCGCAGGCGCGAAACTGCTGGTCGCTGCTGCCAAGCTCGGCAAGCCGGAGGCCGCCTACAATCTCGGCCTGCTCTATCTCGAAGGCCAGGTGTTTCCGCAGGACATCAAGCGCGCCGCCGAACTGTTCCGCCAGGCGGCCGACGCAGGCAACCCGGAGGCGCAATACGCGCTCGCGACCTTCTACAAGGAGGGCCGTGGCGTCGAAAAGAATCCCGCCGAGGCGGCGAAACTGCTCGGCGCGGCTGCACTCGCCAACAATCTCGATGCCGAGGTCGAATATGCCATCGCGCTGTTCAACGGCACCGGCATCGCCCGTGACGAGCGCACTGCCGTCGCGCTGCTCAACCGCGCTGCGCGGCAGGGCAGTCCGATCGCACAGAACCGGCTGGCGCATGTCCTGATCGAAGGCAAAGCCGCGCCGCAGAACAAGGTCGAGGGCTTCAAATGGCACCTGATCGCCAAGACCAGCGGCGCCAGCGACCCCGACCTCGACGCCCAGATGGCGCAACTGCCCGCCGAAGACCGCGCCAAGGCGGAAGCGGCTGCGAAAAAATGGTTCGGCATCAACTAG
- a CDS encoding inositol monophosphatase family protein, translating into MLHSALINVMVKAARRAGRSLKRDLGEIENLQVSLKGPANFVSAADRRAEQMLYDDLIKARPGYGFLGEEGGTREGTDKSNTWIVDPLDGTTNFLHGIPQFAISIALQREGTIIAGVIYNPGNEELYIAERGKGAFLNDTRLRVAARKKLEDCVIACGLPHIGRGDHELSRREMAELQPRVAGLRRFGAASLDMAFVAAGRLDGYWERNLKSWDIAAGLIMVREAGGTVSGIEGGDTALETGHVVCGNEIIQRELVKILKPLG; encoded by the coding sequence ATGCTTCATTCCGCTCTCATCAACGTCATGGTCAAGGCCGCGCGCCGCGCCGGCCGCAGCCTCAAGCGCGACCTGGGCGAAATCGAAAACCTTCAGGTGTCGCTGAAGGGCCCCGCCAATTTCGTCTCGGCGGCCGACCGCCGCGCCGAGCAGATGCTCTATGACGATCTCATCAAGGCGCGTCCCGGCTACGGCTTCCTCGGCGAAGAAGGCGGCACACGCGAGGGCACGGACAAGAGCAATACGTGGATCGTCGATCCGCTCGACGGCACCACGAACTTCCTGCATGGCATTCCGCAGTTCGCGATCTCGATCGCCTTGCAGCGCGAAGGCACGATCATCGCGGGCGTGATCTACAATCCGGGCAATGAGGAGCTCTACATCGCCGAGCGTGGCAAGGGCGCGTTCCTTAACGACACGCGGTTGCGCGTCGCCGCACGCAAGAAGCTCGAGGATTGCGTGATCGCCTGTGGCCTGCCGCATATCGGGCGCGGCGACCATGAATTGTCGCGCCGCGAAATGGCGGAGTTGCAGCCGCGCGTTGCGGGCCTGCGCCGCTTCGGCGCAGCCTCGCTCGACATGGCATTCGTCGCCGCCGGCCGCCTCGACGGCTACTGGGAACGCAATCTCAAATCATGGGACATCGCCGCAGGCCTGATCATGGTGCGCGAAGCGGGCGGCACCGTCAGCGGCATCGAGGGCGGCGACACCGCGCTCGAGACGGGGCACGTCGTGTGCGGCAACGAGATCATCCAGCGCGAACTGGTGAAGATTCTCAAGCCGCTGGGCTGA
- a CDS encoding MotA/TolQ/ExbB proton channel family protein, which produces MAKHPPVTADDIVVTKLSSPRIFLVRMLVFLVLCALVCVILYKQIWTAFLANPGLNALIGAVLLIGTLLSFRQVLRLYPEVAWVNHFRVSDPGLALDRRPVLLAPMAAILSNRSGRMSITQQTMRHMLDSIATRLDESRDISRYMTGLLVFLGLLGTFWGLIETVGSVGKVIDGLKVGGEAGAMFETLKEGLAAPLGGMGISFSSSLFGLAGSLILGFLDLQSSQAQNRFYTDLEDWLASTVREYAGDAALTGTHTDMTPAIERLREAVESMGSNRAGTTAMANLAEAIQGLVNHMREEQGLIREWADSQGEQNAEIKKLLERIARPNGALQRES; this is translated from the coding sequence ATGGCGAAGCACCCTCCTGTGACTGCTGACGACATCGTCGTCACCAAACTGTCATCGCCGCGGATCTTCCTGGTCCGCATGCTGGTGTTTCTGGTGCTATGCGCCCTCGTCTGCGTCATCCTCTACAAGCAGATCTGGACCGCCTTCCTCGCCAATCCCGGCCTCAACGCTTTGATCGGCGCTGTACTGCTGATCGGAACGCTGCTGTCGTTCCGGCAGGTGCTCCGGCTTTATCCTGAAGTCGCGTGGGTCAATCACTTCCGCGTCTCCGATCCCGGCCTTGCGCTCGACCGGCGGCCGGTGTTGCTCGCGCCGATGGCGGCGATCCTGTCCAATCGTTCGGGCCGGATGAGCATCACCCAGCAGACCATGCGGCACATGCTGGATTCGATCGCCACGCGTCTCGACGAGTCGCGCGACATCTCGCGCTACATGACCGGCCTGCTGGTTTTCCTCGGCCTGCTCGGCACCTTCTGGGGCCTGATCGAGACCGTGGGCTCCGTCGGCAAGGTGATCGACGGGCTGAAAGTCGGCGGCGAAGCAGGCGCGATGTTCGAAACGCTGAAGGAAGGCCTCGCCGCGCCGCTCGGCGGCATGGGCATTTCATTCTCGTCCTCGCTGTTCGGTCTCGCCGGATCGCTGATCCTCGGCTTCCTCGATCTGCAATCGAGCCAGGCGCAGAACCGCTTCTATACCGACCTCGAAGACTGGCTCGCGAGCACCGTGCGCGAATATGCCGGCGATGCCGCGCTCACCGGCACACATACGGACATGACGCCCGCGATCGAGCGGCTGCGCGAGGCGGTCGAAAGCATGGGCTCCAATCGCGCAGGCACCACGGCAATGGCGAACCTCGCCGAGGCCATTCAAGGCCTCGTCAATCATATGCGCGAGGAACAGGGCCTGATCCGCGAATGGGCGGATTCGCAAGGCGAGCAAAACGCCGAGATCAAGAAACTCTTGGAACGCATCGCGCGCCCGAACGGCGCGCTGCAACGGGAATCCTGA